A stretch of Helicobacter pylori DNA encodes these proteins:
- a CDS encoding NFACT family protein — protein sequence MKFFLLKKFSEFLNIQTHFSLKRLSASSFLLETFSKEKHAFVVDLNAPYIGLSKKPLESVLKNTLALDFCLNKFTKNAKILQANIIDNDRILEIKGAKDLAYKSENFILRLEMIPKKANLMILDQEKCVIEAFRFNDRVVKNDILGALPPNIYEHQEEDLGFKGLLDILEKDFLSYQHKELEHKKNQIIKRLNAQKERLKEKLENLEDPKNLQLEAKELQTQASLLLTYQHLIHKHESRVVLKDFEDKECAIEIDKSMPLNAFINKKFTLSKKKKQKSQFLYLEEENLKEKIAFKENQINYVKGAQEESVLEMFMPVKNSKIKRPMSGYEVLYYKDFKIGLGKNQKENIKLLQDARANDLWMHVRNIPGSHLIVFCQKNVPKDEVIMELAKMLIKMQKDAFNSYEIDYTQRKFVKIIKGANVIYSKYRTISLKDT from the coding sequence ATGAAATTTTTTCTTTTAAAGAAATTCAGCGAATTTTTAAACATTCAAACCCATTTCTCCCTCAAACGCTTGAGTGCGTCTAGTTTTTTATTAGAGACTTTTTCTAAAGAAAAACACGCCTTTGTTGTGGATTTGAATGCGCCTTATATCGGTTTGTCTAAAAAACCGCTAGAGAGCGTTTTAAAAAACACTTTAGCGTTAGATTTTTGTTTGAATAAATTCACTAAAAACGCCAAAATTTTACAAGCAAACATCATTGATAACGATCGGATTTTAGAAATCAAGGGCGCTAAAGATTTAGCTTATAAGAGTGAAAATTTTATTTTGCGTTTAGAAATGATCCCTAAAAAAGCCAATCTCATGATTTTAGATCAAGAAAAATGCGTGATAGAAGCCTTTCGTTTTAATGACAGGGTCGTTAAAAACGATATTTTAGGGGCATTGCCTCCTAATATTTACGAGCATCAAGAAGAGGATTTGGGTTTTAAGGGATTGTTAGACATTTTAGAAAAAGATTTTTTATCCTACCAGCATAAAGAATTAGAACACAAAAAAAATCAAATCATCAAGCGATTAAACGCCCAAAAAGAACGCTTGAAAGAAAAATTAGAGAATTTAGAAGATCCTAAAAATTTACAATTGGAAGCGAAAGAATTGCAAACTCAAGCCTCATTGTTGCTCACTTACCAGCATTTAATCCATAAGCATGAAAGCCGCGTGGTTTTAAAGGATTTTGAAGATAAGGAGTGTGCGATTGAAATTGATAAGAGCATGCCCTTAAACGCTTTTATCAATAAAAAATTCACTCTCAGTAAAAAAAAGAAACAAAAATCGCAATTTTTGTATTTAGAAGAAGAGAATCTAAAAGAAAAAATCGCCTTCAAAGAAAATCAAATTAATTATGTTAAAGGAGCGCAAGAAGAAAGCGTTTTAGAAATGTTTATGCCGGTTAAAAATTCTAAAATCAAACGCCCGATGAGCGGGTATGAAGTGCTGTATTATAAGGATTTTAAAATCGGTTTAGGGAAAAACCAAAAAGAGAATATCAAGCTTTTACAAGACGCAAGAGCGAATGATTTGTGGATGCATGTAAGAAATATTCCCGGATCGCATTTGATCGTTTTCTGCCAAAAGAACGTGCCCAAAGATGAGGTCATTATGGAATTAGCCAAAATGTTGATTAAAATGCAAAAAGATGCGTTTAATAGTTACGAAATTGACTACACGCAACGAAAATTTGTCAAAATCATCAAAGGAGCTA